A region from the Tigriopus californicus strain San Diego chromosome 9, Tcal_SD_v2.1, whole genome shotgun sequence genome encodes:
- the LOC131887449 gene encoding protein Malvolio-like: MTMDRQNSRRRSSDETSLEERELPMNTGSIQTAPADESTLIATYFDERIPIPQEEDGGRFGGFSFRKLWAFTGPGFLMSIAYLDPGNVQSDLQSGTVAQYRLLWVLMWATFLGLLMQRLAARIGVVTGKHLAEMCHRQYPKVPRILLWIMVEIAIIGSDMQEVIGTAIAIYLLSNKAIPLWGGVLITVVDTFTFLGLDKYGLRKLEIFFGILITTMAISFGYEYVVVAPDQGSVVEGLLVPWCSGCGNKELLQAVGVIGAIIMPHNLYLHSALVKSRDVDRRKPSAVREANYYFIIESIIALFVSFLINVFVVSVFAEGLYGKTNADVHEICSLVNNTHADVFPSNNQTVEADIYKGGVFLGCEFGIAAMYIWAIGILAAGQSSTMTGTYAGQFAMEGFLNLKWKRWQRVLLTRTVAILPAFFVAFYEQIDDMSRMNDLLNCLMSLQLPFALIPTIALSANRKLMGEFANSYASNIFSIFVSTVIIAVNIYFVMNYVTNLGITNVVFILAVSVYGILYLIFCAYLTIDMTLNMGNGGLILSRFPGLRSYFSADFDYEDLAELSE; this comes from the coding sequence ATGACAATGGATCGTCAGAACAGCCGCCGAAGAAGTAGTGATGAAACTTCACTGGAAGAAAGAGAACTCCCTATGAACACAGGTTCTATTCAGACGGCCCCTGCAGATGAATCCACTTTGATAGCCACCTATTTCGATGAAAGGATCCCAATACCACAAGAAGAGGATGGCGGAAGATTCGGAGGTTTCAGCTTCCGAAAGCTTTGGGCCTTCACGGGCCCGGGATTTCTCATGAGCATAGCTTACTTAGATCCTGGCAACGTTCAATCCGATCTTCAATCCGGAACAGTAGCTCAATATCGCTTACTTTGGGTCCTTATGTGGGCCACTTTCCTTGGTTTGCTAATGCAGAGATTGGCCGCCAGAATTGGCGTGGTCACGGGAAAGCATTTGGCCGAGATGTGTCACCGTCAATATCCCAAGGTTCCTCGGATCCTTTTGTGGATCATGGTGGAGATTGCTATCATTGGATCCGACATGCAAGAAGTCATTGGAACCGCCATAGCCATTTACCTGCTGTCCAATAAGGCAATCCCTCTCTGGGGCGGAGTTCTTATCACGGTGGTGGATAcctttacctttttgggctTGGACAAGTACGGCCTCAGAAAGCTGGAGATCTTCTTTGGAATTCTCATCACCACCATGGCCATATCGTTTGGTTACGAGTACGTGGTCGTTGCTCCCGACCAAGGGAGTGTTGTGGAAGGTCTCCTCGTTCCGTGGTGTTCAGGATGCGGTAACAAAGAGCTGTTGCAGGCAGTTGGAGTGATCGGAGCCATTATCATGCCTCATAATCTGTATTTGCACTCCGCTTTGGTCAAATCCAGGGATGTTGATCGTCGCAAACCAAGTGCAGTACGTGAAGCAAACTACTACTTCATCATCGAGTCGATTATCGCCCTTTTTGTGTCGTTTCTTATTAATGTATTTGTCGTCAGTGTGTTTGCTGAAGGGCTGTACGGCAAAACTAATGCTGATGTCCACGAGATTTGCTCCTTGGTCAACAACACCCATGCCGATGTATTCCCGTCCAATAACCAAACCGTCGAAGCAGATATCTATAAGGGAGGCGTGTTCCTTGGCTGCGAGTTTGGCATAGCGGCAATGTACATTTGGGCTATTGGTATCCTGGCCGCTGGTCAATCCAGCACAATGACGGGCACGTACGCTGGTCAATTTGCCATGGAAGGATTCCTCAACCTGAAATGGAAGCGATGGCAACGAGTCTTGTTGACACGAACTGTGGCCATCCTCCCGGCTTTCTTTGTGGCCTTTTATGAACAGATCGACGACATGTCAAGGATGAATGACCTTCTCAATTGCTTAATGAGTTTGCAACTCCCGTTTGCTCTGATTCCGACGATCGCGTTAAGTGCGAATAGAAAGTTAATGGGCGAGTTTGCGAATAGTTACGCATCAAacattttctccatttttgtTTCCACCGTCATCATCGCAGTCAACATCTACTTTGTCATGAACTACGTGACCAATCTCGGAATCACAAATGTCGTCTTCATTCTAGCTGTGAGTGTCTACGGAATACTCTATCTTATATTTTGCGCATACCTAACGATTGACATGACTTTGAATATGGGAAATGGAGGCTTGATTCTTAGCCGATTTCCTGGCTTGAGATCATATTTCAGTGCTGACTTCGACTATGAAGATCTAGCTGAACTCTCTGAATAA
- the LOC131887451 gene encoding isovaleryl-CoA dehydrogenase, mitochondrial-like produces the protein MAMSALRKPWLLHQVKQAILRTNVATRSFSHYPIDDVMFGLTDDQRQLRETVFNFCQKELSPHAEEIDKNNNFSEMRDFWKKLGNMGLLGITASSQYGGSEMGYFDHVLAYEELSRASGAVALSYGAHSNLCVNQINRNGTEEQKAKYLPKLCSGEHVGALAMSEAGSGSDVVSMKTKAEKQGDYYVLNGSKFWITNGPDADTLVVYAKTDPNSSKPQHGITAFLIEKGMDGFSTGPKLDKLGIRGSGTCELIFDNCKVPETNILGQKNRGVYVLFSGLDLERLILAAGPVGLMQAACDVAWNYAHERKQFNQRIGEFQLIQGKMADMYTSLNASRSYLYSCARAADLGHFNNKDCAGVILFCAERATQVALDAIQILGGNGYINDYPTGRFLRDAKLYEIGAGTSEVRRLVIGRALNQEYK, from the coding sequence ATGGCAATGTCAGCTTTAAGAAAACCATGGCTCCTCCATCAGGTCAAACAGGCCATTTTGAGGACCAATGTGGCAACAAGATCCTTTTCTCATTACCCAATCGACGATGTCATGTTCGGCCTCACCGATGATCAACGGCAACTTCGGGAAACAGTGTTCAACTTCTGCCAAAAAGAACTGTCGCCACACGCCGAggaaattgacaaaaacaacaacttttcTGAAATGCGAGATTTCTGGAAGAAATTGGGCAATATGGGTCTCTTGGGCATCACAGCTAGTTCCCAATATGGCGGAAGTGAAATGGGTTATTTCGACCACGTCTTGGCCTATGAAGAACTTTCCCGGGCCAGCGGAGCTGTGGCTCTCTCCTATGGTGCCCATTCTAACCTCTGTGTTAATCAAATCAATCGAAATGGAACTGAGGaacaaaaagccaaatatCTTCCAAAACTGTGCTCAGGGGAACATGTGGGTGCCTTGGCTATGTCAGAAGCTGGTTCTGGATCAGATGTGGTGTCCATGAAGACCAAGGCAGAAAAGCAAGGTGACTATTACGTACTAAATGGATCCAAGTTTTGGATCACCAACGGTCCTGATGCCGACACTTTGGTGGTGTATGCTAAGACAGATCCCAACTCCTCCAAGCCTCAGCATGGTATCACGGCATTTTTAATCGAAAAAGGAATGGACGGGTTTTCAACTGGACCCAAATTGGACAAGCTGGGTATTCGTGGCTCTGGAACTTGTGAGCTCATCTTCGATAACTGCAAGGTCCCAGAAACCAACATATTAGGTCAGAAGAATCGAGGCGTGTACGTCTTATTTTCCGGCCTAGATCTGGAGCGGCTGATATTGGCAGCTGGACCCGTTGGTCTAATGCAAGCTGCTTGCGATGTGGCATGGAACTACGCCCATGAGAGGAAACAATTCAATCAGAGAATTGGAGAGTTCCAACTTATTCAAGGCAAGATGGCCGATATGTACACTTCCCTCAACGCCAGTCGGAGCTATCTCTACAGTTGTGCTCGAGCCGCCGATTTGGGGcatttcaataacaaggatTGCGCCGGAGTGATCCTCTTCTGTGCTGAGAGAGCAACGCAAGTGGCTTTGGATGCGATTCAAATATTAGGAGGCAATGGCTATATTAATGATTACCCAACCGGACGATTCCTCAGAGATGCTAAGCTTTACGAGATTGGAGCAGGTACAAGTGAAGTCAGGAGACTGGTCATTGGCCGAGCATTAAACCAGGAATACAAGTAA
- the LOC131887452 gene encoding RNA-binding protein PNO1-like, producing the protein MTDSVPMAKKTTKRKLAKAQGENMEVDASGASAPPKGAKKSKTDEGEMRKISVPAHRYTPLKENWLKIFTPIVEHLHLQVRFNLKSRNVEIRLTPETQDEGHLQKAADFVRAFIYGFEVEDALALLRLEDLFLDSFEVTDVKELKGDHLSRAIGRLAGKGGRTKYTIENVTKTRIVLADSKIHILGSFQNIQIAKRALCNLILGSPPSKVYGTLRSVASRASERF; encoded by the exons ATGACCGACTCCGTGCCCATGGCGAAGAAAACCACCAAAAGGAAATTGGCCAAGGCCCAAGGAG AAAATATGGAAGTGGACGCCAGTGGAGCCTCGGCGCCGCCCAAGGGCGCCAAGAAAAGCAAGACAGATGAGGGTGAAATGCGTAAAATCTCCGTGCCCGCCCATCGTTACACGCCCTTGAAAGAGAACTGGCTTAAAATATTCACGCCCATCGTCGAACATTTGCACCTCCAGGTGCGGTTCAATCTGAAATCGCGCAACGTGGAAATTCGCCTCACCCCCGAAACTCAGGATGAAGGTCACTTGCAAAAGGCTGCGGATTTCGTGCGCGCCTTCATCTACGGCTTTGAAGTGGAAGACGCCCTGGCCTTGCTCCGTCTTGAAGACCTCTTCTTGGACTCGTTCGAAGTCACCGACGTCAAGGAGCTCAAAGGTGATCATTTGTCTCGGGCCATTGGACGCTTGGCCGGTAAAGGTGGACGTACCAAGTACACCATCGAGAACGTCACCAAGACCCGAATCGTGTTGGCCGACAGCAAGATCCATATTTTGGGTTCCTTCCAAAACATCCAGATTGCCAAACGCGCCTTATGCAATCTCATCTTGGGCAGTCCGCCCTCCAAAGTCTATGGCACGCTCCGCTCCGTGGCTTCGCGGGCCAGTGAGCGCTTTTGA